From the Pedobacter cryoconitis genome, one window contains:
- a CDS encoding 2,3-diaminopropionate biosynthesis protein SbnB, producing MLYLNANNINEIGFNWEQLTAVIKDAVIQLHANDYSQPIKPYLRFGDPKNRIIAMPAYIGGKTPWAGIKWIASFPDNIYKNKLRANSVTILNEHDSGIPRCIINTATVSAIRTAAVSGLVVKEFLKGWTSDRKLIIGINGFGPIGQMHLRMITSILGNQIDKVLIHDLNPIDRNTILSEVQDKVSVAANWEESYQEADIFITCTVSDAPYINISPKKGSLQLNVSLRDYTVDMKDFMDIIIVDNWEEVCRQNTDIENMHKEKGLLESDTLTIAEIINKGILEKRSAAAVVMFNPMGMAIFDIAVGGYYYHEAIHQNMGFPLPD from the coding sequence ATGTTATATCTGAATGCAAATAATATCAATGAGATTGGTTTTAATTGGGAACAATTAACAGCAGTAATTAAGGATGCCGTCATACAACTTCACGCAAATGATTATTCACAGCCAATTAAACCATATTTGAGATTTGGAGATCCTAAAAACAGGATTATTGCGATGCCAGCATATATCGGCGGGAAAACTCCCTGGGCTGGAATTAAGTGGATTGCCAGTTTTCCTGATAATATTTATAAGAATAAGCTCAGAGCAAATTCTGTGACTATTTTGAATGAGCATGATTCGGGAATACCACGTTGTATTATTAACACAGCTACAGTAAGTGCAATCAGAACTGCGGCTGTATCTGGTCTGGTAGTCAAAGAATTTCTAAAAGGATGGACCAGTGACCGTAAATTAATCATTGGGATTAACGGTTTTGGCCCTATAGGTCAGATGCACCTGAGAATGATTACTTCAATTTTAGGAAATCAGATTGATAAAGTTCTGATCCACGATCTCAATCCAATTGATAGAAATACTATTTTAAGTGAGGTTCAGGATAAAGTATCAGTTGCCGCAAATTGGGAAGAAAGTTATCAGGAAGCAGATATATTTATAACCTGCACAGTTTCTGATGCGCCATATATTAATATCTCCCCTAAAAAAGGCTCTCTCCAGCTCAACGTATCTCTGAGAGATTATACTGTTGACATGAAAGATTTTATGGATATTATCATCGTTGATAACTGGGAAGAAGTTTGCAGGCAGAATACTGATATTGAAAACATGCATAAAGAAAAAGGGCTGCTGGAAAGTGATACACTGACGATAGCCGAAATAATCAATAAAGGCATTTTGGAAAAAAGATCAGCTGCGGCTGTGGTGATGTTCAACCCAATGGGGATGGCTATTTTTGATATTGCAGTAGGAGGGTATTATTACCACGAAGCAATACATCAGAATATGGGTTTTCCTCTGCCGGATTAA